In Phycisphaerae bacterium, the following are encoded in one genomic region:
- a CDS encoding integration host factor subunit beta: protein MATVTKKELIDRITDELNRTRPRAQIKGVQVKRVVQKFLDMIIEELAKGNRLEFRDFGVFESKLRAERVAQNPKTLERVHVPPKRSVKFKVGRLMKEKLLRASAEEGGSEQLEMSPSGQGSSGQ from the coding sequence ATGGCCACCGTGACGAAGAAGGAACTGATCGATCGGATCACCGACGAACTGAACCGCACGCGTCCCCGAGCCCAAATCAAGGGCGTGCAGGTCAAGCGCGTGGTTCAGAAGTTTCTGGACATGATCATCGAAGAGCTGGCCAAGGGTAACCGCTTGGAATTCCGTGACTTCGGCGTGTTCGAGTCCAAGCTTCGGGCCGAACGGGTGGCTCAGAACCCCAAGACGCTGGAGCGCGTTCACGTTCCGCCGAAGCGGTCGGTGAAGTTCAAGGTGGGCCGTCTGATGAAGGAGAAGCTTCTGCGGGCCAGCGCGGAGGAAGGCGGCTCGGAGCAACTGGAGATGAGCCCGAGCGGTCAAGGGTCATCCGGCCAGTAG
- a CDS encoding sigma-70 family RNA polymerase sigma factor yields the protein MVWNSETTDEQLFEQFIRGDETAFEGLVDRYHKQIYVFLVRFTGRPELADDLTQETFIKVHQAAASFDLDKKFRPWVFAIAANKARDMLRSIGRSLHPVSIEAGRTDEDRSLIDIIPSDQEVPEIELMERERAESVKTAVMTLPENLREVLLLAYYEDMQYKEIAEALGIPLGTVKSRLHKAVNAFGRLWKAKHNERQSAE from the coding sequence ATGGTGTGGAACAGCGAGACAACCGACGAGCAGCTCTTTGAACAATTCATCAGGGGTGATGAGACGGCGTTTGAAGGTCTGGTAGATCGCTACCACAAACAAATTTATGTTTTTCTTGTGCGATTTACCGGACGGCCGGAACTTGCGGACGACTTGACACAAGAGACGTTCATCAAGGTTCACCAGGCCGCCGCGTCATTCGATCTGGACAAGAAGTTTCGGCCCTGGGTCTTTGCCATCGCGGCCAACAAGGCCCGCGACATGCTCCGATCCATCGGGCGGTCGCTGCACCCGGTGAGCATCGAAGCCGGCCGGACCGACGAGGACCGGTCGCTGATCGACATCATCCCCTCGGACCAGGAGGTTCCCGAAATCGAGTTGATGGAACGGGAACGGGCCGAGAGCGTCAAGACGGCGGTGATGACGCTGCCGGAGAATCTGCGGGAAGTGCTGCTTTTGGCGTATTACGAGGACATGCAGTACAAGGAGATCGCAGAGGCGTTAGGCATACCGCTGGGAACGGTTAAGTCAAGGCTGCACAAGGCGGTCAACGCGTTCGGGCGTCTGTGGAAAGCGAAGCACAATGAGCGACAATCAGCCGAGTGA
- a CDS encoding (Fe-S)-binding protein, with translation MNATLFVTCLADTFYPEAAVATLRVLRRLGYHVRCPDGQTCCGQPMFNAGHFDQSRTAARHFVDVFRDAQGPIIGPSSSCVAMVRQHYDRLFADDPAYRQAAAELAKRTFEFSEFLVKHVRLDPAAMGARFNDSVTYHYSCHFRPLGIVDEPISLIQRIPGIDYRPLERLTQCCGFGGTFSVNFPHVSEGMVRDKVDCIRRTGANWLIFSDAGCAMNITGYANRTGQPIQAMHLAQLIDQSLGT, from the coding sequence ATGAACGCTACCCTTTTTGTCACCTGCCTGGCTGATACGTTCTATCCCGAGGCGGCGGTCGCCACGCTCCGCGTCCTGCGGCGGCTTGGCTACCACGTCCGCTGCCCCGACGGCCAGACCTGCTGCGGCCAGCCGATGTTCAACGCCGGCCACTTCGACCAGTCCCGCACCGCCGCCCGCCACTTCGTCGACGTCTTCCGCGACGCCCAAGGCCCGATCATCGGACCTTCCAGCTCGTGCGTCGCCATGGTCCGACAGCACTACGATCGCCTCTTCGCGGACGATCCCGCCTACCGCCAGGCGGCTGCCGAACTGGCCAAGCGCACCTTCGAGTTCTCCGAGTTTCTGGTCAAGCACGTCCGCCTGGACCCAGCTGCGATGGGAGCCAGGTTCAACGACTCGGTGACCTACCACTACAGTTGCCATTTCCGCCCGCTGGGCATCGTCGACGAGCCCATCTCGCTGATCCAACGCATTCCCGGCATCGACTATCGGCCGCTGGAGCGGCTGACCCAATGCTGCGGTTTCGGCGGCACGTTCTCCGTGAACTTCCCGCACGTCAGCGAAGGCATGGTCCGCGATAAGGTCGATTGCATCCGCCGCACCGGGGCCAACTGGCTGATCTTCTCCGACGCCGGCTGCGCCATGAACATCACCGGCTACGCCAACCGCACCGGCCAGCCGATCCAGGCCATGCACCTGGCCCAACTCATCGATCAATCACTGGGAACCTGA
- a CDS encoding lactate utilization protein: protein MAPKSDFYSNTVEATRKEGLAQKLYNATYRQHSGREAITPELGDINSFRDQLAEVRTHAVRNLDRCLAALADNLMARGVQVHWAKDAEEARQIVLHVARVNRVSSIVKSKSMATEEIELNPALQADGLEVTETDLGEYIIQLAGQRPGHIVAPACHLSTQDIADIFREKIGYDGPVEPTALTMAARAVLREKFRRAEMGVSGVNFAVADPGLLAVCTNEGNARYATSRRIHLAVMGMERIVADLAGGALVMKMLAKYSTGQRITQYTNLIAGPCPSDGAQQVHLVILDNGRSRILASRYWRILTCIRCGACVNACPVFRHVGGQSYPGCYSGPVGTILLSQFLGLRKTADLAKACSLCNYCAEACPTKMPLPEYILSLRDEAAREGLARTGEATAMSVWADVLRRPRIYRLGQKMMRWVLRPLSRNGWLSWMPGPPGNWTRVKDLPLPATRSFIRRWRSGEFNHPENADGR from the coding sequence GTGGCGCCGAAATCCGACTTCTACAGCAATACCGTCGAAGCCACCCGCAAAGAGGGGCTGGCCCAGAAACTCTACAACGCCACCTACCGCCAGCACAGCGGCCGAGAGGCCATCACTCCCGAACTGGGCGACATCAATTCCTTTCGCGACCAGCTCGCCGAGGTCCGCACCCACGCCGTCCGAAACCTCGACCGCTGCCTGGCCGCCCTCGCCGACAACCTCATGGCCCGCGGCGTCCAGGTCCACTGGGCCAAGGACGCCGAAGAGGCCCGGCAGATCGTCCTGCACGTCGCCCGCGTCAACCGCGTCTCCTCCATCGTCAAGAGCAAGTCCATGGCCACCGAGGAGATCGAACTGAACCCAGCCCTCCAGGCCGACGGCCTCGAGGTCACCGAGACCGATCTGGGCGAGTACATCATCCAGCTCGCCGGCCAGAGGCCCGGACACATCGTCGCCCCCGCCTGCCACCTGAGCACTCAGGACATTGCCGACATCTTCCGCGAGAAAATCGGCTACGACGGACCGGTCGAGCCGACCGCCCTGACCATGGCCGCCCGCGCCGTCCTCCGCGAAAAATTCCGCCGCGCCGAAATGGGCGTCAGCGGAGTCAACTTCGCCGTCGCCGATCCGGGACTGCTCGCCGTCTGCACCAACGAGGGCAACGCCCGCTACGCCACCAGCCGCCGCATCCACCTGGCCGTGATGGGCATGGAACGAATCGTGGCCGACCTCGCCGGCGGCGCCCTGGTCATGAAAATGCTCGCCAAGTACAGCACCGGCCAACGCATCACCCAGTACACCAACCTGATCGCCGGGCCCTGCCCGTCCGACGGCGCCCAACAGGTACACCTGGTGATCCTCGACAACGGCCGAAGCCGTATCCTCGCCTCCAGGTACTGGCGGATCCTCACCTGCATCCGTTGCGGGGCCTGCGTCAACGCCTGTCCCGTCTTTCGGCACGTCGGCGGCCAGAGCTACCCCGGCTGTTACAGCGGTCCGGTCGGCACCATCCTGCTCTCGCAGTTCCTCGGCCTCCGCAAGACCGCTGATCTGGCCAAGGCGTGCAGCCTGTGCAACTACTGCGCCGAAGCCTGCCCGACCAAAATGCCGCTGCCCGAGTACATCCTCAGCCTGCGCGACGAAGCCGCCCGCGAAGGACTCGCTCGAACCGGCGAAGCCACCGCCATGAGCGTCTGGGCCGACGTCCTCCGGCGGCCGCGAATCTACCGCCTTGGACAAAAAATGATGCGGTGGGTTCTTAGGCCCCTCAGCCGAAACGGATGGCTCTCCTGGATGCCCGGACCGCCGGGCAACTGGACCCGCGTCAAGGACCTGCCGCTGCCCGCGACCCGCAGCTTTATCCGCCGATGGCGGTCCGGCGAATTCAATCATCCGGAGAACGCCGATGGCCGGTAG
- a CDS encoding HAD family phosphatase → MVELVAIDLDGTLLTSGKVVTARTQRVVRAVRQQGVRVVLASARPPRSVAETYKLLGLDTCVICYNGALIYDPPSKQVLFHRPIEKFLAREVIDLARQIYRETLVSIEVLDQWYTDRVNPAYQTEVSKQFQPDVLGPIDTWLIQPVTKVLLLGPAAKMSEVRRKIGQRFGRRLAMTQSESNLLQIMSAGVSKGTALKRVCDRYGISPQKTIAIGDAANDTDMLELAGMGIAMASASDDVKRAADYITSGNDDDGVAEALERFVL, encoded by the coding sequence ATGGTTGAACTGGTGGCGATCGATCTGGACGGCACGTTGCTGACCTCGGGCAAGGTCGTGACGGCGCGGACGCAGCGGGTGGTGCGGGCGGTGCGCCAGCAGGGCGTGCGGGTCGTGCTGGCCTCGGCGAGGCCTCCTCGCTCGGTGGCGGAGACGTACAAGCTGCTGGGGCTGGACACGTGCGTGATCTGCTATAACGGGGCGTTGATCTACGACCCGCCGAGCAAGCAGGTGCTGTTCCATCGGCCGATCGAGAAGTTTCTGGCCCGCGAGGTGATCGACCTGGCGCGGCAGATTTACCGCGAGACGCTGGTGTCGATCGAGGTGCTGGATCAGTGGTACACCGACCGGGTGAACCCGGCATACCAGACGGAGGTCTCGAAGCAGTTCCAGCCGGACGTGCTGGGTCCGATCGACACGTGGCTGATCCAGCCGGTGACCAAGGTCCTGCTGCTGGGCCCGGCGGCGAAGATGAGCGAGGTCCGCCGCAAGATCGGCCAGCGGTTCGGACGGCGTCTGGCGATGACCCAGAGCGAGTCGAATCTGCTGCAGATCATGTCGGCGGGGGTCTCGAAGGGGACGGCGCTGAAGCGGGTATGCGACCGGTACGGGATTTCGCCGCAGAAGACGATCGCGATCGGCGACGCGGCGAACGATACGGACATGCTGGAATTGGCGGGAATGGGGATCGCGATGGCGTCGGCTTCGGACGACGTGAAGCGGGCAGCGGATTACATCACCTCCGGCAACGACGACGACGGCGTGGCTGAGGCGCTGGAGCGATTTGTGTTGTAG
- the ruvX gene encoding Holliday junction resolvase RuvX, translating to MPRIIAIDYGTKRIGLAVGDAALRIAMPWDVLDARNDPAADAQTVWDHLRRSGDPVETLVVGLPLNMDGTEGPQAQLVRTFGQALAELSSRPVEYVDERLSSFHAEQKFRPPGKSRNQKSRKPNRPLDAVAAAVILDAYFRQE from the coding sequence ATGCCCAGAATCATCGCCATTGACTATGGAACCAAACGCATCGGTCTGGCCGTCGGTGATGCCGCGCTGCGGATCGCCATGCCCTGGGACGTCCTGGACGCCCGCAACGACCCAGCCGCCGACGCTCAGACCGTCTGGGACCACCTCCGCCGCTCCGGTGATCCGGTCGAGACCCTCGTCGTCGGCCTGCCCCTCAACATGGACGGCACCGAAGGCCCGCAGGCCCAGCTCGTCCGGACCTTCGGCCAGGCCCTGGCCGAGCTCTCCAGCCGCCCCGTCGAATATGTCGATGAACGCCTCAGCAGCTTCCACGCCGAACAGAAATTCCGCCCGCCCGGCAAATCCCGCAACCAAAAATCCCGCAAACCCAACCGTCCCCTCGACGCCGTAGCCGCCGCCGTCATCCTCGACGCCTACTTCCGCCAGGAATGA
- a CDS encoding glycosidase has product MAQELFEREPRNPIITIADLPYPANAVFNPGVVEMAGRVVLLLRVEDRQGRSHLTVARSENGVDNWKIDPQPLIAPDPDSPLYPYESFGCEDPRITWLPELGVYAICYTAYSPFGPGVAVATTKDFVSVCRMGLILQPNNKDAAMFPRRFNDRWVMLHRPVSGAIEHIWLTSSPDLVHWGAPTHLVPERGGPWWDGARVGAGAPPIETPDGWFLIYHGVKTTASGALYRLGMALADRDDPSRLLARYNSWILSPIESYERLGDVPNVVYTCGAIVRGDHVWLYYGGADTCVCLARARLDHLLEQIRANPAPQGPGSAQQP; this is encoded by the coding sequence GTGGCCCAAGAGCTGTTTGAACGCGAGCCTCGCAACCCGATCATCACGATCGCCGATCTGCCCTATCCGGCCAACGCCGTGTTCAATCCCGGCGTGGTTGAGATGGCCGGGCGGGTGGTGCTGCTGCTGCGGGTCGAGGACCGCCAGGGCCGTTCGCACCTGACCGTCGCCCGCAGCGAGAACGGTGTGGACAACTGGAAAATCGACCCTCAGCCGCTGATCGCTCCCGATCCCGACTCGCCGCTCTACCCTTACGAATCCTTCGGCTGCGAAGACCCCCGGATCACCTGGCTGCCCGAGCTGGGCGTCTACGCCATCTGCTACACAGCCTATTCGCCCTTCGGACCCGGCGTGGCCGTGGCCACCACCAAGGACTTCGTCAGCGTCTGCAGGATGGGCCTGATTCTCCAGCCGAACAACAAGGACGCCGCCATGTTTCCCCGCCGGTTCAATGACCGATGGGTCATGCTCCATCGCCCGGTCTCCGGCGCCATCGAGCACATCTGGCTCACGTCGTCGCCCGACCTCGTTCACTGGGGCGCGCCCACGCACCTGGTGCCCGAGCGCGGCGGACCATGGTGGGACGGGGCCAGGGTAGGGGCCGGCGCTCCGCCCATCGAGACGCCCGACGGCTGGTTCCTGATCTACCACGGCGTCAAGACAACCGCCTCCGGCGCGCTCTACCGCCTGGGCATGGCCCTGGCGGACCGGGATGATCCGTCTCGGCTCCTGGCTCGGTACAACTCATGGATTCTCAGCCCGATTGAGTCCTATGAACGCCTCGGAGACGTTCCCAATGTGGTTTATACCTGCGGGGCTATTGTCAGGGGTGACCATGTCTGGTTATACTACGGTGGGGCTGATACCTGCGTGTGTCTGGCGCGGGCAAGGCTCGATCATCTGCTTGAGCAGATCCGGGCCAACCCGGCTCCACAAGGACCCGGTTCCGCGCAGCAGCCCTGA
- a CDS encoding LUD domain-containing protein produces MAGRILASIRDALRSGPVAAEVQPQATKLDGRLVPADADRNRLVATFAQRAETSAATVHVLDDAAKLPETLSRIIPANARITLCHSEKIDPRLGRSIVSVLEPVGRVFLAADLDDEGLFRSTVTVGPVDFAVAETGSIALAADPQRQRLASLVPNIHVAVLWADQIVPDLMDLDACFRKAYGQTLPGAVTLITGPSKTADIEMNLVVGVHGPAQLHLVVLP; encoded by the coding sequence ATGGCCGGTAGAATCCTTGCCAGCATACGCGATGCCCTGCGCTCCGGACCGGTCGCCGCCGAAGTCCAGCCGCAGGCGACGAAGCTCGATGGCCGGCTCGTCCCAGCCGATGCCGATCGCAACCGCCTCGTGGCGACCTTTGCCCAGCGGGCCGAAACCTCCGCCGCCACCGTTCACGTCCTCGACGACGCCGCGAAACTGCCCGAGACCCTCAGCCGGATCATCCCCGCCAACGCCCGCATCACCCTCTGCCATTCTGAAAAAATCGACCCTCGCCTCGGACGAAGCATCGTCTCGGTGCTCGAACCCGTCGGCCGCGTCTTTCTCGCCGCCGATCTCGACGACGAAGGCCTGTTCCGGTCCACCGTCACCGTCGGACCCGTCGACTTCGCCGTCGCCGAAACCGGCTCGATCGCCCTCGCCGCTGACCCGCAGCGACAGCGCCTCGCCTCGCTCGTGCCGAATATCCACGTCGCGGTCCTCTGGGCCGATCAGATCGTTCCCGACCTGATGGACCTCGACGCGTGCTTTCGAAAAGCCTACGGCCAGACCCTGCCCGGCGCCGTCACCCTCATCACCGGACCCAGCAAGACCGCCGACATCGAAATGAACCTCGTCGTCGGCGTTCACGGCCCCGCCCAACTCCATCTGGTCGTCCTGCCGTAA
- a CDS encoding menaquinone biosynthesis protein, giving the protein MQILKIGTVPYLNAVPLTEGLAERRDVQLVAEPPSRLAGLLEQGQLDVAMLPAVDYLQKTDSWPMACPYGITADGPVQTVRIFAHRPLEQVQEVFLDSESHCSVALTSVLFRHWLHRPARLTVRRFDPAGADVGDWLLIGDKAMTGIDRPFVCDLGQFWRDRTGLPFVFALWVARDRASAERAGPILAETAEANASRIDELASKHAARHGFEVAAAHRYLGQTIRYRLGERERAGLELFGRLHASTGAQVL; this is encoded by the coding sequence ATGCAAATCCTGAAAATCGGCACGGTGCCCTATCTGAATGCCGTGCCGCTGACCGAAGGGTTGGCCGAGCGACGCGACGTCCAGTTGGTCGCCGAACCGCCAAGCCGCCTCGCCGGACTGCTCGAGCAGGGGCAACTCGACGTGGCCATGCTCCCAGCCGTCGATTACCTCCAAAAGACCGACTCCTGGCCCATGGCCTGCCCCTACGGCATCACCGCCGACGGCCCCGTGCAGACCGTTCGGATCTTCGCCCACCGGCCCCTTGAGCAAGTCCAGGAGGTGTTCCTCGACTCCGAATCACACTGCTCGGTCGCGCTGACCTCCGTGCTCTTTCGCCACTGGCTCCATCGCCCCGCGAGGCTCACCGTTCGCCGGTTCGATCCCGCCGGCGCCGACGTGGGCGATTGGCTGCTGATCGGCGACAAGGCCATGACCGGGATTGACCGCCCGTTCGTCTGCGATCTGGGCCAGTTCTGGCGCGACCGGACGGGCCTGCCGTTCGTCTTCGCCCTCTGGGTCGCCCGCGATCGCGCGAGTGCCGAGCGCGCCGGCCCTATCCTCGCCGAGACCGCCGAAGCGAATGCCTCGCGGATCGATGAGCTGGCGTCGAAGCACGCCGCACGTCACGGCTTTGAAGTCGCCGCCGCGCATCGGTACCTGGGCCAGACCATCCGCTATCGTCTGGGCGAGCGGGAGCGGGCGGGGTTGGAGCTTTTCGGCCGGCTGCACGCATCGACGGGGGCGCAGGTTTTATGA